From Daphnia magna isolate NIES linkage group LG2, ASM2063170v1.1, whole genome shotgun sequence:
CCGAAAGTCGTTGGGCATTGTCGGGAAGCCTTGCCGATGTTCTTTTACGACGCCACGACGGGGAAATGCACGCGGTTCATTTACGGCGGATGTAAAGGCAATGACAATCGATTCGTCACGGAAGAGGCCTGTAAACTGGCATGTCCAGGCTCGAACGATTGGGTAGTTTCCGATCAGCTTTCGGTTTCTGGCGAATCGCAAGAGACTTATTATAAGTAAAACTATCGTGCAGCATTAATTtcaatctaatttttttttttttttttattaataaaccCGTTTCACAAGTTTTTTTCCCTTGGGTTTACGTTCGATATACAGTATGTTTTGgttcgttttattcaaaatgcGGTGGAGAGTTTCAGCTTGTCATTCAGCGTTTATCTATTTTTGTCACGGATTAACAATAATCATTTGGTTGCACAAAATGTAGGTGAGTGATAACTTTCCTGTTCCGAGTAAAGATGGCCGAGCGTTTCAACTTGTTGTGGAGATGTCAATGATTAAAGTTGGAAAGCTAAACTGATCAGTAAAACTGTACCAATTGTCGAGGAACTTTCATTTGTAGCAACTGTGTTGCTATAGGAGGCAACGCTGTCGATCTCTTTTATCCCTCACACATGCGTTCATAGTTTGATTGACAGAATTATGTATGCAGACTAATGGCGCTCACGTCAAATCACGCATAAGAGAGCCCGCTCTCTGTCCCTATAAATGTAGACCATCAAAAACAGCTTGGAAATTATGCAATGGTACAAGGTGAGCGACACCGCCCAACGGACGTCAGACGCTCGAGGTGTGCGTGACCTTATCACCTGGTGCTGTGGATAGCGTACACGTAAAAGTGTTATTTCTACTACTGGTTTTTATGTAACAAACAAAAGACAGCCTACGTCGTATTGTACATGACTATAGAGCCAATTGACATTAATCATTTACCTTAAAGTCCACAAAGATTTTCCTATTCACGAAGTTAATTTTCTTTGGCTACTAATTATCATTTTTTGACAGAATAACCAAATGATTGCAATCAGCCATGCAAGCCGATTTGCCACAAATCACGATTTTtagcagaaaaagaagcaatGTGAGTTAATCCTTTGGGTCGCTAAATgtaaattgaaaacgcaattTACCTTCGTTGTGATTTCGCAACTGCACCCCTTTCTTTATAATCGCCCATGACATAATTGTTATACAGAGCAACGAAACTGAAAACGGCCAAGGGAATGATAGTTGTCTATCCGTCCTGATTGAGAACTTGTTTGCAACAAGGCTGATTCCGCTAAACACTTCTATAAATTGGTAGATTTTTCTAGTGTTCTCAGTCGAGAAACAGCAACAGAAGGTAAATCAAGAACTGAACAACCACaaacatttattatttatttaatttacaTTTATGTAATTCAACAGGCTAACTTGAAACATTTGCAAAAGATTCATTGAACATCATCATGTTGAGACAGTGTAGTCAACTTGTGCTTCTCGTCTGCGTGATGGCCGTTGGAGCTATGCCTCAAGGTACAGGTCGTCAATCATTGAATttaaaatcatgaaaaaatattagttCTATTTTTTGGGGTGCACCAGGTCAAACAACTACAGGTGGAGCGAACGTTGTTGTGCAACTAACGAAGCAGCAAAGGTGCAGCTTACCTCCGGTCGAACCTTCCAATTTTAGTTGCTTCGCTTTTATTCCATCCTGGACATTTAATTCAACCACTGGAGTATGTGATAGTTTTGTGTATGGAGGTTGTGGTGGAACGGCCAATCTATTCGAAACGCTGGCCCAATGCAACGCGATCTGTGGGCCCGAACCTACTGGTAGACAAATAgcttaatttttaaaataaaatacccaATACATTTAACCCGTCATCTGATATATGAAATGCTGAAATCAAAATATAGTTGGTGTTCATGTTATTCAGGCCCAGTGATTTCTGCTTCTGTGTGTTTGCAACCAAAAGTCATCGGACCTTGTCGTGCGTCCATTCCAAGTTTCTTCTTCGATGCAACAACTAGAGTATGCACGCCTTTTAACTACGGCGGGTGTCGGGGCAATGACAACAGGTTTGCATCGGAACGTGCCTGCAGATTAGCTTGCTCTCGCTCGGATTTCGATTCGGAAGAGAACCAATAAGGATTGACTAAACACAAGCAACTGCACAACCATAAACTCCCATGTCCCATGCAGAATTCCATGtcaaatttatattttttctgaTATAGTACTGCAATTATTCTTAGTATGTTACTCTTTATTGTACTCCAACTTAATTACTGCTCGGTGTAATTTGTATATAAAAGATATCGCCCTGCAGCATTGGTCCTTTCTCAACGGTCACTATACGCATCACGCGTTTAATGGGCACGGCACGCACATTGTGGAGTGCTTTGCATGACGCAAGAACATCATTTCCTGTGttattgtaaacaaaatagaaaagagTTGGGATTTTCCCAGAATCCAACACGTGGGCATTTTTACAAAAGTACAACATAATAGCCCAAAGAAACAAGGATGTTTGCAGAGGGACTGCGCTTCGATGCGTCACATACGTTTCTTGTTATAGACACAACACAATGCCGGCATTGTGAATGCGGTCAAGGGTAATCGCTTTCCAATTCACTGACAAAAGAGCTTTAAATAGTGTACGACGGATCGTTAAACCAGTTTCTAAAACAACACCGTAAAGCCCAAAGGTGCGTCACGACGAGAAAACCCGACGCATTTTGTGACGTAATGAcacggaaaacaaacaaagccGGACGTGTCCCATTGCACATTTTGCTACTCTTCAAGCGTATAGCTACCAATTACTGCTATATGCTTACAGACGATGGATGGGGAAATGACATTGTGGCACCCCAACAACGCCGTCCTTCTGGGATTTCCCTGTTGATAAGACATTGAACGAAACTAAGCATTTATCATCTATAATATCACGTCAATGATAGATCTGATTTACGTTATGATTACGTCACACGCAAATTCAACGATGGCATATCAAGAATGACACTATACAGACGTTTAGTGTGTTCATCAAATTGCGTTAACGTGTTAACGTATAAGTATAATataggagaagaaaaagaaagcagaTGGCGACGTGTTAGCCGCAGAGAAACTTTCTGCTTAAATCGACCAGCCAAACATTGAACGAAAGGTTAAGTGGAAATTCGTGTTTTATTTTCCTCCCGAACCGTGTATCCTGTTAACTTTTGGTGTGCATGGCTTGGTGAATAATGCATTCATTTCCACATCGTACAAAACTTTCATCGTCAATTCCTTTTTTGATGGCTAGTCCCCAccaacttttccttttttttctcattttaatACCATCAAATAATGATGGCTGCACACATCTGACCTATTCTCCAGCGTGTTGTTTAATCACGGATCAATGTAAAAGATAACTTAGATGTCATTGCTTACCTTAACTGTGTGTAAAGTCATGGTGGTTTATTTAGTCGTTTATATTTATCCAATTGCGCAATTCAAATCCTGGATATAGGAAATGGACGATGACGTGAAGAATACGTCAAGTGCTCAACACGAAATGACATTTCAAAAAGGATGACGAAAGATTAGAGATGGTATCATACATATATGAAGAAAAACCCAAAAGAAAAGCTTGACGTCAACACGTGCTGCGCTTTAGCACAACGTGTGTTTGTACTCTGCGTATATTGCGCTTGTATACACATATCAATTAAAAGCATGTCACGCCATTTCTCCTTCGTGTGGGACCTCCTTCTTCTCGTTTTTTGCCTCGTGggctgtttgttgttgttattgacTTTTTTGAAGCTGGGAAATTTCCAAGGCGAATGGCAGCGTGCTGTTGCTGCGTTCAGCACGCGGTCGATTTCAGCTGCCGGCAGTATAAAAGCGGGTGGGACTCGGTTTTGCTATTCAGTCAAACACAACCAGCCGACAGAAGAATACGCCTGCAACTCCCTACGAacctaatttaaaaaaaaaaaaggcgtttaGTATAACAGCAGTTGCAAGTTGATTTCAGCATCCAAAATTCAGCAGAAAATGTTGGGGAAAATAGTTTTCCTGCTGTGCGTCACATCCACCGTCTTC
This genomic window contains:
- the LOC116915490 gene encoding BPTI/Kunitz domain-containing protein, whose translation is MLRQCSQLVLLVCVMAVGAMPQGQTTTGGANVVVQLTKQQRCSLPPVEPSNFSCFAFIPSWTFNSTTGVCDSFVYGGCGGTANLFETLAQCNAICGPEPTGPVISASVCLQPKVIGPCRASIPSFFFDATTRVCTPFNYGGCRGNDNRFASERACRLACSRSDFDSEENQ